The following proteins are co-located in the Nerophis ophidion isolate RoL-2023_Sa linkage group LG04, RoL_Noph_v1.0, whole genome shotgun sequence genome:
- the LOC133551189 gene encoding mannose-P-dolichol utilization defect 1 protein-like: MLYRNTKSFPSVHVKFEGALDPSPHGRWWLVNMSPVKDFLLAHLMPEKCYVEFFINFRFHVPCSTFVLNKIIGVWILLDVVFAQLLQLLKILWRRNADGLSLACVLLQLYTSSGPVLFAMAHNFPLFAWGERLFLTTQTAMIFFLILHYRGDTIRGVLFVSAYAISLILLGLYAPAQIISAMHSTSLAALIASKVFQARTNYRNGHTGQLSPLSVFLTCAASLGLICVSLQDTGNSLATASYIVSACFSCVLLAQILSAAKKKIE; the protein is encoded by the exons ATGTTGTATAGAAATACAAAATCGTTCCCATCAGTCCATGTAAAGTTCGAGGGAGCCCTTGATCCCTCCCCTCATGGTAGGTGGTGGCTCGTCAACATGTCTCCCGTCAAAGACTTCCTGCTCGCACATTTAATGCCAGAGAAATGTTACGTGGAGTTTTTCATCAACTTCAGATTTCACG TGCCCTGTTCGACGTTTGTCCTCAACAAAATCATCGGAGTGTGGATTCTTTTGGACGTGGTTTTTG CACAACTGCTGCAGCTGCTCAAGATTCTATGGAGAAGGAATGCAGATGGCTTGAGTCTGGCCTGCGTTCTGCTGCAACTTTACACCTCGTCTGGACCTGTCCTGTTCGCCATGGCCCACAACTTCCCTCTTTT TGCCTGGGGGGAAAGGCTCTTCCTGACGACCCAGACAGCAATGATTTTCTTCCTTATTCTGCATTATCGTGGAGACACCATCAGAG GTGTGTTGTTTGTGTCAGCTTATGCGATTTCACTCATCCTGTTGGGATTGTATGCCCCTGCACAAATCATCTCAGCGATGCACTCGACCAGTTTGGCAGCACTAATTGCAAGCAAG GTTTTCCAGGCCAGAACTAACTATCGTAACGGCCACACAGGTCAGCTGTCGCCTCTGTCGGTGTTCTTGACATGTGCCGCATCACTTGGCCTCATTTGTGTCTCCCTGCAG GATACAGGAAACTCCCTTGCGACTGCAAGCTACATTGTGTCAGCCTGTTTCAGCTGCGTATTGCTGGCCCAGATCCTCAGCGCTGCTAAAAAGAAGATAGAGTAA